The Platichthys flesus chromosome 8, fPlaFle2.1, whole genome shotgun sequence genome has a window encoding:
- the tcirg1b gene encoding T cell immune regulator 1, ATPase H+ transporting V0 subunit a3b: MGSMFRSEEVCLVQLFLQSGSAYNCVSELGELGLVEFRDLNPNVNSFQRKFVSEVRRCEELEKTFSFLEQEIKRSLSPPLHGPLPLPCPSPFAPQPRELITIEEESERLARELREVSKNRDSLRAQLTQLSQYRGVLTRTHSLTASQAPPPVLESQGLFDNRQDVHLSFVAGVVHPWKVPSFERLLWRACRGYIIVDFREMEDRLEHPDTGEMVQWTVFLISYWGDQIGQKVKKICDCFRTQTFAYPERTADREEILQGLQGRIEDIKSVLSQTEAFLQQLLMQAVAVLPQWKVRVQKSKAVQMVLNLCSPSVTDKCLIAEAWCPVSKLPELQSALREGGRKSGSGVDSFYNRLPSSTPPPTLFPINSFSAGFQNIVDAYGVASYREVNPAVFTIITFPFLFAVMFGDVGHGLLMTLAALWMVLEEKDPKLRNNNNEIWRMMFGGRYLILLMGLFSVYTGAIYNECFSRGLSTFNSAWHVTPMFEKNIWNASVLAGNQYLAMDPVVSGVFTSPYPFGIDPIWGMSNNKLTFLNSYKMKMSVIIGVIHMTFGVCLSFFNYVHFGKISSVFFVLIPELFFMVSLFGYLVFMVIFKWIAYTPAESKLAPSILIHFIDMFLFADNPDNAPLYGGQNLVQKILVVLALCSVPVLLFGKPTYEYLTFKRRRRHSEEDRHLLVADEGSINTHEGEVGGGAGEEEFDAADVFMHQAIHTIEYCLGCISNTASYLRLWALSLAHAQLSEVLWVMVMRLALRWQGYVGSVVLFVIFGFFAILTVSILLVMEGLSAFLHALRLHWVEFQNKFYSGTGYKLSPFSFSSLISASAPI; this comes from the exons ATGGGCTCCATGTTTCGCAGCGAGGAGGTGTGCCTGGTGCAGCTCTTCCTTCAGTCTGGCTCGGCTTACAATTGTGTCAGTGAGCTGGGAGAACTGGGTTTGGTTGAGTTCAGAGAC TTAAATCCCAACGTGAACTCCTTTCAGAGGAAGTTCGTCAGCGAAGTCAGACGATGTGAGGAACTTGAGAAAACCTTTT CCTtcctggagcaggagatcaaaCGCTCCCTGTCCCCCCCCCTGCATGGTCCCCTCCCTCTTCCATGTCCGTCCCCCTTTGCCCCTCAGCCCCGCGAACTTATCACcatagaggaggagagcgagaggcTGGCCAGAGAGCTCAGAGAG gTTTCCAAGAACAGAGACAGCCTTCGGGCTCAGCTGACCCAGCTTTCTCAGTACCGAGGTGTCCTGACCAGAACACACTCTCTAACAGCCTCACAG GCACCACCACCTGTGTTGGAGAGCCAAGGCCTGTTCGATAACCGCCAAGACGTCCACCTCAG TTTTGTGGCAGGAGTAGTCCATCCATGGAAGGTCCCCTCTTTCGAGCGGTTGCTATGGCGGGCGTGTCGCGGTTACATAATCGTGGATTTCAGAGAAATGGAGGATCGCCTCGAGCACCCAGACACC GGTGAAATGGTGCAATGGACGGTCTTCCTTATTTCCTACTGGGGAGATCAGATTGGACAGAAAGTCAAGAAGATATGTGACTG TTTCCGGACACAGACATTTGCATACCCCGAGAGGACGGCTGATAGGGAGGAGATCCTTCAGGGACTTCAAGGCAGAATTGAAGACATCAAATCA GTGTTATCACAGACAGAggccttcctgcagcagctacTGATGCAGGCGGTGGCCGTGCTGCCTCAGTGGAAGGTGCGGGTTCAGAAGAGCAAGGCCGTCCAGATGGTGCTGAATCTCTGCAGCCCCTCCGTTACCGACAAATGTCTGATCGCCGAGGCCTGGTGCCCTGTTTCCAAGCTGCCTGAACTGCAGAGCGCTCTTAGAGAGGGAGGG AGGAAGAGTGGAAGTGGGGTCGACTCTTTCTACAATCGCCTGCcgtcctccacccccccacccaccttgTTTCCCATCAACTCTTTCTCAGCTGGTTTCCAGAACATTGTTGATGCATATGGAGTGGCCAGCTACCGTGAAGTCAATCCAG CGGTGTTCACAATAATTACATTCCCCTTCCTGTTTGCCGTGATGTTTGGGGACGTGGGTCATGGTTTACTCATGACTCTGGCCGCACTCTGGATGGTTCTTGAGGAGAAGGACCCCAAACTCAGGAATAACAACAACGAG ATATGGAGGATGATGTTTGGAGGCAGGTACCTGATTCTGCTGATGGGACTGTTCTCTGTCTACACGGGGGCCATCTACAACGAGTGCTTCAGCAGAGGTCTCAGCACCTTCAACTCAGCGTGGCACGTCACCCCCATGTTTGAGAAAAACATATGGAA TGCATCCGTCCTGGCAGGGAACCAGTATTTGGCCATGGATCCGGTTGTGTCTGGGGTTTTCACCAGCCCTTATCCCTTTGGCATTGACCCG ATTTGGGGAATGTCCAACAACAAGCTGACTTTCCTGAACTCGTacaagatgaagatgtcagTCATAATCGGCGTCATTCACATGACGTTTGGAGTCTGCTTGTCATTCTTCAATTACGT GCACTTTGGCAAGATCAGCAGTGTGTTCTTTGTGCTGATCCCAGAGCTGTTCTTCATGGTGTCTCTGTTCGGTTACCTCGTGTTCATGGTGATCTTCAAGTGGATTGCCTATACTCCCGCTGAGTCCAAACTCGCTCCCAGTATACTCATCCACTTCATAGACATGTTCCTCTTCGCAGACAACCCTGACAACGCACCACTCTATGGGGGACAG AACTTGGTGCAGAAGATCCTGGTGGTTCTGGCTCTGTGCTCAGTCCCGGTCCTTCTTTTTGGAAAGCCAACGTACGAATACCTCACGTTCAAGAGAAGACGGCGTCAttcg GAAGAAGACAGACATCTGCTGGTGGCTGATGAAGGCTCCATCAACACTCAtgagggggaggtgggaggaggagctggagaagaagag TTTGATGCTGCAGACGTGTTCATGCATCAGGCCATCCACACCATAGAGTACTGCCTGGGCTGCATCTCCAACACAGCCTCTTACCTCCGACTCTGGGCTCTCAGTTTGGCACATGCAC AGCTGTCGGAGGTGTTGTGGGTGATGGTGATGCGTCTCGCCCTGCGGTGGCAGGGCTATGTGGGATCTGTGGTCCTTTTTGTGATTTTTGGCTTCTTTGCCATATTGACTGTCTCCATTCTACTGGTTATGGAGGGCCTCTCGGCTTTCCTCCACGCGCTCCGTCTGCACTG GGTGGAGTTTCAGAACAAGTTCTACAGTGGAACCGGATACAAGCTGagccctttctctttctcctctctgatCAGCGCATCAGCTCCGATATGA
- the mrpl18 gene encoding 39S ribosomal protein L18, mitochondrial, which yields MALSGFNLSLRRLFGQIQQYRVATSQTARCLNQAAPQPEPIADENQAVNPTFVNRNPRNLEQMALAVKDRGWSTSWPPREFYHRLVFSRSQHHVTAQVFSSSSPVPVLTCSTTEWSLRRELASTRCVATCQAVGEVLAIRCQQAGITRMVYRAIPWTYRSDAVQAFRTALKEGGVTLSEPRRKYIAK from the exons ATGGCTCTGAGCGGATTCAACCTCAGCCTGCGGCGGTTGTTCGGTCAAATTCAACAGTATCGTGTCGCCACAAGTCAAACAG CGCGGTGTCTGAACCAGGCGGCCCCGCAGCCGGAGCCCATCGCGGATGAAAATCAAGCTGTGAACCCGACCTTCGTGAACAGGAACCCGCGGAACTTGGAACAGATGGCCCTGGCTGTGAAGGACCGAGGCTGGAGCACGAGCTGGCCCCCCCGGGAGTTCTaccacag GTTGGTGTTTTCCCGCAGCCAGCACCATGTGACGGCACAAGTATTCTCCAGCAGCTCGCCGGTCCCCGTGCTGACCTGCTCAACCACAGAGTGGTCACTGAGGAGGGAGCTGGCCTCCACCAGGTGTGTGGCCACCTGTCAAGCCGTGGGCGAGGTTCTGGCGATCCGATGTCAACAGGCCGGCATCACGAGGATGGTGTACAGGGCCATTCCCTGGACGTATCGCTCGGACGCG gttCAGGCTTTCAGAACAGCATTGAAAGAAGGAGGAGTCACGCTCAGTGAACCCAGAAGGAAATACATCGCAAAAtga